The proteins below are encoded in one region of Deltaproteobacteria bacterium:
- a CDS encoding CoB--CoM heterodisulfide reductase iron-sulfur subunit B family protein: MKVSYYPGCSLESTASDYNASIQALTGMLGIELSEVEDWNCCGSTSAHSLSPELSLVLSARNVVRAEAAGRDLIVPCSLCFNRLKTAEKALRQGTVSEYNFSGSIQVRDILEFFSSSEVLDRFVDMINKPLRGLKALCYYGCQGNRPPQIIGRTDCENPMDMDRLVEACGATAVDWPFKTDCCGASHAVARQDVVYELVGRLFDRAVAQGADCFVVSCQMCQANLDMYQEKISQARGQKYQIPVFYFTELMGLALGHPDVSKWLSRHFVDPSPLLNQLELL; this comes from the coding sequence ATAAAAGTTTCGTACTACCCGGGGTGCTCGCTCGAATCGACTGCCAGCGACTACAACGCCTCAATCCAGGCTTTGACCGGGATGCTCGGTATCGAGCTGTCTGAAGTGGAGGACTGGAACTGCTGCGGTTCCACCTCGGCCCACAGTTTGAGCCCGGAACTTTCCCTGGTGCTATCGGCCAGAAATGTGGTCCGGGCCGAAGCTGCCGGCCGGGACTTGATCGTACCCTGCTCCCTGTGTTTCAACCGTCTGAAAACAGCCGAAAAGGCCCTCCGTCAAGGAACGGTGTCCGAGTATAACTTCTCCGGCAGCATCCAGGTTCGGGACATTCTGGAATTTTTTTCCTCGTCCGAAGTCCTGGATCGTTTTGTGGATATGATCAATAAACCTTTAAGGGGCTTGAAAGCCCTCTGCTATTACGGATGTCAGGGGAACCGGCCTCCACAGATTATCGGTAGGACCGACTGCGAAAACCCGATGGATATGGACCGGTTGGTAGAAGCCTGCGGCGCCACGGCCGTAGATTGGCCCTTCAAGACCGATTGCTGCGGTGCCTCTCATGCCGTTGCCCGGCAGGATGTGGTTTATGAACTGGTCGGTCGTCTCTTTGACCGGGCTGTAGCCCAGGGCGCCGATTGTTTTGTCGTTTCCTGTCAGATGTGCCAGGCCAATCTGGATATGTATCAGGAAAAGATCAGCCAGGCCCGTGGCCAGAAGTACCAGATTCCGGTGTTCTACTTTACGGAACTGATGGGATTGGCCCTTGGCCATCCGGATGTTTCCAAGTGGCTCTCCCGACATTTCGTTGATCCCAGCCCCTTGCTTAATCAGTTGGAGTTATTATGA
- a CDS encoding CoB--CoM heterodisulfide reductase iron-sulfur subunit A family protein, whose amino-acid sequence MKQINTPQNPLGSVLVVGGGIAGMQSALDLAGAGFFVYLLDRNPSIGGIMARLDKTFPTNDCSTCMISPRLVEVAGHPAIQVITLAELIDLNGQPGRFTARILKHPRYVDEEKCVGCGVCAEKCPKKVSDPFNENLGQRKAIFLDYPQAIPLVFTIDRENCIYFQKGKCRACEKFCENKAIDFNQEPKEINLEVGAVLLSPGFTPFDAERKPELGFGRYEDVVTSIQFERILAAAGPFGGHVKRLSDGKEPQKIAWIQCVGSRDACLGNDYCSSVCCMQATKQAIIAKEHFPDIEPTIFFIDLRAQGKGFDQYYERAKSEHGVRYVRSMISRVIEQPLTKQLEVQYFDEADHLQVEVFDLVVLSVGLEPHQEGLSLARKLGLDLDAFGFAARKEINPLITNLPGIYVAGVFNGPKDIPESVTQASGAAGQVGEL is encoded by the coding sequence ATGAAACAAATAAATACCCCCCAAAACCCCCTGGGGTCTGTTTTAGTCGTCGGTGGGGGAATCGCCGGAATGCAATCGGCCCTGGACCTGGCCGGAGCCGGTTTCTTCGTCTACCTCCTCGACCGCAATCCGTCCATAGGCGGAATCATGGCTCGCCTGGATAAGACCTTCCCGACCAACGATTGTTCCACCTGCATGATCTCTCCACGGCTGGTCGAGGTGGCCGGCCATCCGGCCATCCAGGTCATCACCCTGGCCGAGTTGATTGATCTTAACGGACAACCGGGTCGGTTTACCGCCCGGATCCTGAAACACCCCCGTTATGTGGACGAAGAGAAGTGTGTCGGTTGTGGGGTCTGCGCGGAGAAGTGTCCCAAAAAGGTCAGCGACCCTTTTAACGAAAACCTGGGACAGCGAAAGGCCATCTTCCTCGACTACCCTCAAGCCATTCCCCTGGTCTTTACCATCGACCGGGAGAACTGTATCTACTTCCAGAAGGGCAAGTGCCGGGCCTGTGAAAAGTTTTGCGAGAACAAGGCCATCGATTTTAACCAGGAGCCCAAAGAGATCAATCTTGAAGTGGGCGCGGTACTTTTGTCTCCGGGCTTCACCCCCTTTGATGCCGAGCGCAAACCGGAGCTGGGTTTTGGACGCTACGAGGATGTCGTCACCTCCATCCAGTTCGAACGTATTCTGGCCGCAGCCGGCCCTTTTGGAGGGCATGTCAAACGCCTTTCGGACGGGAAGGAACCCCAAAAAATCGCCTGGATTCAGTGTGTCGGTTCCCGGGACGCCTGCCTGGGCAACGATTACTGCTCTTCCGTCTGCTGTATGCAGGCCACCAAACAGGCCATCATCGCCAAGGAGCATTTCCCGGATATAGAGCCCACTATATTTTTTATCGACCTCCGGGCCCAGGGTAAGGGCTTTGATCAATATTATGAACGGGCCAAATCCGAACACGGGGTGCGCTACGTACGATCCATGATTTCCCGGGTGATCGAACAGCCCCTGACTAAGCAGCTCGAAGTACAATATTTCGATGAGGCCGATCACCTTCAGGTTGAGGTCTTTGATCTGGTTGTTTTGTCCGTAGGTCTTGAACCCCACCAGGAAGGCCTTTCGCTGGCCCGGAAACTGGGCCTGGATCTGGACGCCTTCGGCTTTGCAGCCCGTAAGGAAATCAATCCCCTGATTACCAATCTCCCGGGAATCTACGTGGCCGGCGTCTTCAACGGCCCCAAGGATATCCCAGAATCGGTCACCCAGGCCTCGGGTGCTGCCGGACAGGTGGGCGAGCT